TTTAGGGTTCCAATTGAGCTACCATGGAAGAAGTAGTACCAAACCAAACTATAAACAGCAATTGGGGACATTCTAGGTAATAACCATAATAGCCTGAAAGTTGATGCGGGTTTATCTTCCATAAAAAACGTCGCTAAGGCCAGGCCAAGACCACCGAGAACGTTTATCATGAGTGTTATAAGGACGAACACAATGGTGGTAAGAATAACGGCCTTAAAAGTAGGGTCATATTTGAACATATGAAACAGTCTCTCATAATTATATAGCCCAACTGTTTGAGAAAGGTACTTATCTACGTTCCAATTCCTCATGCCGGTAAAGCTTATGTAGACGGTCAGAACTAGGGGTATTACATAAAAGAGAACGACCATGAAAATCATGGGAAAAAGGAAGAAAGAAAGATCTCTTAGCTTTTCATTTTTCATTTAATCACCCCTGGGGAAACTTCCAGTCAGTTGGTATTTCTCCAATTATCTCTACGTTCTCTGCGAGCTCTTTGTCTGCTGAGATCTTGTCTTTTATGAACTTAATTGCTTCCTCGGGTGTCATCTCCCCTCTCAAAACTTTGTCTACAGCCTCCTTAAAGATGTCTGCGAGGGCTGGATACTTTGGATGAGCTGGAGCTAAATGGGTGTACTCTAGCATGTAGCTTACATCTGCCAAGAATTGAGCGTTTATTGGGTTAACTGTCTTTTCAACGATTTCTTTTATGTTATCCTTGACTTCTGGAGCAAGATCTAGATCTAAGTTCTTTAGTTTGTTGAGCCATGCTTCGTCTTTTATTAACTTAGCAGCTTCTTTTCTCACTGGTAAGTGGGCAGAGATGACGCTGTGGATTGCATTTATCTCTGGATCGCTTGCCTTGATTACCATCAAGAATGCTAATGCATGGTAGACATCCTTGAGTTCCTCATACTTGGGGTTTAGTTGGCCTGCTTTTGAATTTATCATCCAGATGAAGGGCTGGCTTAAAGTTACTGGCTTGTCTCCCTTCTCTCCAGCTGGGAAAAGGGTGTAGGCAAACCACTCTTTAACTTCTTCTGGCTTGAGTCCCCTTCCATGGTAGTACTGTTTGGTCTGCCACTCGGTCCAGTACCATGTTCCACCAATATCAAAGAGCGTTTTTCCTTCAACGATCGTTGGGTGTATCTGCTTTGCCCAGTCCCAGCTCATAATGTCTTTTGGCAACAGTCCATCCTGAGCGAATTTCCACTCAACGTAAAGCCACTTGTACACCGCGGGAACATCAAGAACTAGCTTTCCTGTCTTCTCATCATAGAGTTTGCCATTGAATGCGAATATGAACTGAATGAGGTCTGGATGTGCGGAGCCTTTCCTGTGTATTAATCCCCACTCTGCACATCCCTTTTCCTTTGCAATCTTAGCCCAATGGTAGACATCGCTCCATGTGAATTCTCCATTCTTGACTTTTTCCGGCAACGTTGTAACGTCGAGACCCGCACACTTTGCTACATCCTTTCTTATGTAAAGGGGTCTAGCTTCAGTGTCTTGGGGGAGGCCATATAACTTCCCCTTGTATTTTGCAGCCTCGAGGAGTGATGGATAGAAGTCGTTTATCACGTTCTGATATGCATTGGCGTAGTCGGTTATGTCGAGTATGTATCCCTCTTCTGCCAAGGTTGGCAGGAATGCATAGCTGTTAACGAAAAAGTCACCGGCTTGGCCAAGAGGTTGCTTGCTTAGGAACTCATTAAATTGATCTTTGAAACTCTGGTCGTACTTCGTTGTGACTGTTATCTTTACCTTAATTCCGTTTTGTTCCCAAATTCTGTTTATCTTGTAGGCTGCGTCCACTATTCCATAGACTCTCATTACGCTGTTTGGATCTCCTGAGCCCCAAGCTGCAAACTTCACCTCATTAATTCCGTTCTTCTCAAGAATCTTTCCTATCTCAACAACGTCTTTAGTGAAGTCCCCTGTTAAGGTTACTTTTGTTGCAGTTTCAGTTGCTGTTTCTCCTCCTCCAATACAGCCACTAGCGAAGACTCCAAACAGAAAAACAGCGATCAATAGTATACCCTTCCACTTCACGATGTGTCACCTCCAATCGATATTTTTGCCAATATGTTGGGCAAAAAACGACAATATAATCTAAGGCTAAATTACCTAAAAGGTCTAAAAAGAATTTCGGTTTGATGAAATATTATAAAAAATTTAGCAAGGTATCTTTGTTATAACTCCTCTTTAATTGTCTCTGCAAGTCTCTTTACACCTTCTCTAATCTGCTCCTCGTCCACATATGTGAAATTGAGCCTCATTGTGTTCTTTACATCTCTATGAGCATAGAACGCCTCTCCGGGAACGTATGCGACTCCCTTGCTAATGGCTTTTTCAAGCATTACTTTCGTGTCTATTTTCTCCGGAAGTGTAACCCAGACGAACATTCCTCCATCTGGCTTCGTCCACGTTATCCCATCGGGCATGTACTCTTCTAAGGCTTCAAGCATGGCATCTCTCCTTGGCCTGTAGAACTCTATTATCTTGGGGATATGCTTCTCTAAGTAGCCTCCTTCCAAGTATCTCCATGCAACAACCTGGCCGAAAGCATTGGTACAGAGATCAACGCTCTGCTTTGCTATCTCTAATTTCCTGATAAAGTGGGGTTCCCCAGCTATCCATCCCAACCTAAATCCTGGAGCTAATATCTTTGAGAATGTTCCTAGATAAAGTACTCTTCCTTCAGTATCCAGGGCTTTTATTTTTGTAACTGGCTTTCCTGAGTATCTAAGCTCTCCATAGGGATCGTCTTCTACTATTATAAAGTCATATTCACTGGCAAGTTCTAGGAGATGTTTTCTCCTTTCCTCACTCATTGTTACCCCAGCCGGGTTCTGGAAAGTTGGAACCGTATAGACGAGTTTAACTTTCTTTCCTTCGGATTTTAGCTTCCTCAGTTTCTCCTCCAAAACTTCGGTTTTCATACCCTCCTCATCTAGAGGAATTTGAATGTATGTTGGTTCGTAAAAGCCAAAGGCTTGAAGTGCTGCAAGGTATGTTGGTGCCTCGACAACAACTATGTCTCCAGGGTTGAGAAACACCCTACCTATTAAATCAAGGGCTTGCTGAGAGCCACTAGTCACAAGTATGTCAACTTTCGATGTTGGTATGTTGTATCTTTTCCTTAGCCATTCCGCTATCGCAAGTCTCAGTGGAGTGAATCCCTTGGTAGTTCCATATTGGAGGGCTTTATCGGCATGTTCTCTCATCACTTCATCGAGTATTTCATCAATGATATCGACGGGGAATGTCTTTGGATTAGGAAGACCTCCCGCAAGGCTTATGACGTCACTTGTTTCAACGAGCTTGAGAAGCTCTCTAATCTCGGAAGCCTTCATCTTTAACGCTTTCTCAGAAAAATAAGCTTCAAAATTAAGAGGACCTTTCTCGAGTTTTCTCTTAAGGACTTCTTCCATAATCATTCACCCCTCACAGTGGACATATATGTCCGTCTGAACATTTTTATGCATTAGGTATTTTTAGTTGATTAAATATAAAGCTTTCGGCATTCGTTGGTGTTCTTCTTTACGTTTGTAAAGTAAATGTACACAATATTTCCTCAAGCTATCAAGTTAAGTATCAATGAACTTAAATGTCTTTCGGACATCTTTAATGATGGCAAATGTTCGAGAAAAGCGGGGGTATTAACCCGCCCAAGTTCATCGACCCCGCCCTCGGCGGTGCTCCCCGGGCTAGAAATAAATAGTATTAACTCCTTAAAATGTCTTCGCTATTCCTCCCAAGGTTCCCTATACTTGAAAGCCCATCCAAACTCTTCTCTCAATATATCTATAGCCGCATAAGGTGGTATTACTCCCCTTTCGGTTATTATAACGTCAATATACTCTGGAGGGGTGACGTCAAATGCAGGGTTCCATACCTCAATGTTCTTTGGCCATGTTTTGAGTTCCTCCTCAGGAATAACCTCTGTTGGATCTCTCATTTCTATCTCAACAAGCTGTCCAAGCATTGTCTCTGGATGGAATTTATAGGTTTCCGCAGCTATCATGACCCAAACTCGGTGCTCTTTTGCCGTAAGTGCTATTAATGCTGTTCCGATTTTGTTTATAACTGCTCCATTTGCAGTTATTGAGTCTGCCCCCATAACAACTTTATCCGTCATTTTCATATAGTGTCTGGCTGCTGCGTCAACGACGTATATAACTGGAATCCCATAACTTGCGAGTTCTTTTGCTGTAATCTTCCCCTGCCATCTTGGCCTTGTCTCAGTTACTATGACCTTGATGTCCTTTCCCTGATCAAAAGCCGTTTTCATTACGCTTATTGCAGCTTTGCTGTGGCAATGGGTCATTATAATATCTCCATCCTCTATCCTCTTTGCTCCTATTTCTCCTATTCTCTCAATAGCCTTCTCGGAGTTGTGTATAAACTCCTTCGCTGAATTTACGACGGTAAATTTGAGTGTTTCCAAATCTGCTCCAGAAGAGTACGCTAATTTTGCCCTATGCATTACATACCTTAAGGCGTTTGGGAGGGAAACAGCCGTTGGTCTTGTATTGTACAGAATTTTTGCAGCCTCTTTAAGTTCTTCCCATAACTCTTTTTCATCTTTCGCTTTACTCTTCTCCGCCTGTATCATTAAAGCTTGTGCGGCAGCTCTGGCTATCCTTCCTGCTCCCCTGATTTCCATACTCTTTATCTTTTCTGCTATCTCCAAAACTTCCTTAACTATCATGGCTCCCACTTGTATATTGGTATTCCCTTATAGTTAATTAACTTCATCTCCCTAGGCGGGATGTCTCCGGTAAGCGGAACAATATAAAGGGGAATCCTAAGCTTCTTGGCAAGATTGAGAAGGGCCGGCATCATCTCTGGAGTTGGTCTTATTGAGTATACTGCCCTAATTTCGGTGTATATCTTGAAATTTGGTCTAAATATATCGTCAATAAAGCCTTCGAGTCCTAATTTCCTTGCTTTCTCTATGACATCGGGTCTTATATCAATAACAATTACTTCTAACCCCAACTCTTTTAGCGTGTTTGCTACTTCAAAATAATGTCCAATCCCAATCTCTGCAATTTTTCCAGTCTTTATTTCGTCTGCAATGAACCTTGCAATCTCTTTCATTTTCCTTCACTCTTACTCTAGTTAGGATGAATTTAGTCTTTATTTTGTTACTTCACGGAGCTAAAACCTTTTATATCTATATAATTCCATATACCACTAAGGATGAGACATTGTTGGGGGTTTTGTCATGATTGAGGAAGAAATAATTCAAAAGTTACAGAGGTTTGGGTTAACAAAGTATGAAAGCTTAGCTTACATTACCTTGCTAAAACTAGGTCCGAGTAAGGCTACTGACGTTACAAAGGAAAGTGGAATTCCTCATACAAGGATATACGACGTTTTAAGTTCCCTTTCAAAGAAAGGGTTTGTGGATATAATGCATGGAACTCCAAGACTCTACGCTCCTGTTAACCCAGAACTTGTTTTAGAAAGACTGAAAAAAGAGCTTATGAATGATATTGAGAGCCTCAAAAATGCTTTTGAGGAGTTATATAAGGAAACCCACGGGGAAGAGTTACCTGAGATTTGGACGATTCATGGGTTTGAAAATACAGTGGAAAGAGCTGAGTATATAATAAAGAGTGCAAAACATGAGATCCTCATTAACACTCCATATGAGTTCCTTAGGCAGCTAAGGGATGCAATAGAAAAAAGAACTAGTGGAATCATGGTGATCATAAGTAACTTTGATGAAGTTCCAAAATGGCTCGAAGGTAAGGAAAACGTTATTCTTGCTAGAAGTGGTGAGGCCCCATGGCTTATGGGTACTTGGGTGATAGGTGACGTTAGCTATGCTTTATTCTTTGGAACGCTTCCAGAAAACAAAGGAAAAGAAAGATTTTACTCATTTTGGGCTAAGTCTGCAAAGCTAATTCAGAATTATGTTCATTGGTTCTACACAATGTACTTTGACAATAGCACCTTAATAAAACCTCTAGAGTATGAAAAATTAGAAAAGCCAATAGTTTTTGCCCATATAAGAACCTTAATTACAGTTCTAAAACAGATTGGAGTTAACAGAAAAGTTGAAGTTGTTGGAAGAACTGTGAAGGATAAGAAACAAGTGACAATACAGGGCAAAATAGTCGAGTTTGAATACACCCCTCTGACAGCAAATATAACAGTAGAGACCGAAGATGGCAAAAAGTTCAAGGTTGGTGGCTTGGGAAGTTATTTGGAAGATATAGAAGGAGACTCATTCATAATATTTGAGTAAATGCTTTCCCTTATTTTTTCTTACTACTAGTCGCTTCAACTAAAATAATGTCTCCTACTGCCGTAACTCTATCATAAGGGATTCCTACCTTTCTCTCCCCAGGTAGGGCCAATATTAATACCTTCCCATATTTCTCCCCAATGTCAATTATAACTTCATCGACTTCCCCAACGTATTTTCCCCTCGTGTTGTATATCTTCTTCTTGTAGATCTTGGATAGTCTCATGACCATTTTAGTCACCTCTTGAGGGAACTTGGGCATTGAGCTTTAAAAATGTTGGTAATGTATGATGCAAATTTTTATAAAATCCCACCCTTAAACATCCCCTTCGTAGTGATGTAAATGGTGGTGTTTAGGATTCCAAGGGGGAGTGCGAAAGTTAAAGTAGAGAGAGCAGATCCAAAAGTGTACTTCCAGATCTACAACTTACTAACATTTAGGCGAGACTTTGGAAAATGGGACAAGGCTGAAAGTCTATATGATCCTTATACGAATACTTTTCCCATCGGTTTGTTACCTAGGGTAAAGAGATTCCTGAATTCTAAGGGATATCGAGTTAGGATAAAGGATGAGAGAGTTGTTGAAGGTGAGCCATTAAATTCAAACTGGAATGAAAAATACGTCTTAAGGGGATACCAAAAGAAAGCAGTAAAGCTGGCGATAAAAGAAAAAATGGGCGTTTTAGCTTTGCCTGTAGGAAGTGGGAAAACTATAGTTGGATTGAGGATAATCCATGAAATTGGCAAATCTGCCTTAATAATAGTACATACTAAAGAACTCCTATACCAGTGGGCTGAGAGAGTAGAGGACGTTTTGGGTGTGAATGCGGGAATAGTTGGAGATAATAAGTGGCATGAAGGTCCAATAACTGTGGCCATGATACAAACTCTTCTCTCAAGAGGGGTGGACAAGCTACAGAATAAATATGCGGTGGTTATGTTTGATGAATGTCACAGAACTTCTGCTGCTGAGAAGTTTTATCAAGTTGGAATGAGTCTTCCTCAGGTTTATAGGTTTGGTTTATCCGCAACTCCTTGGAGGAGATTGAGAGGAGAAGAAATGAAAATTGAAGGAGTAGTTGGGCCTATAATTTACGAAGTTAAGGCTGAAGATTTGATAAAAGAAGGCTTTCTGGCAAAACCAAAATTCGAAGTCATAGAATATACATCTAAAATGCCTGCTTTGGCTGATAGATATAAAGAACTTTATGAAGAAGCCATAATGGAGAATGAGGAGAGAAATAAAGCAATTGTTGAAAAGGCAGTTGAGTTAGCAAAACATGGACATAGAGTGCTTATAGACGTTAAGAGGATAGATCATGGTGAAATTCTTGTGAAAATGCTGAGAGAGAGGGGGATAAATGCAGAGTTTTTAAGCTCTCAGAGTCCTAACAGATGGGAAATCTTGGAGAAGTTTAAGAATGGTGAAATCCCCGTTTTGGTATCAACGCTTCTAAAGGAGGGAGTAGATATTCCGGAAATTTCTGCGATAATTCTAGCCGGGGGAGGAAAGAGCGATGTAATGACAATCCAAACTATAGGTAGGGCGTTAAGGCCGAAGGCTGGTGGTGAGGCTGTTATAGTAGATGTCAAAGATACAGATCCCTTACTTTTCACTCACTTTATAGAAAGACAAAAAGCGTTAAAACAATATTATGGCAAATATTATAACCTTTGAAGAATTTCTCTTATGTACTTAGGCATCTGAAAGAGTGCCTCATGTCTTTCCGGATCGTAGTATTCAAGATTAAGTTTCTTAGCCTTTTCTGTGTTGACTTTTCTGAAGTCTATCTCTCCTTTTATCCCCACCAGGAAGGCCCAAGGAGAAGCATAACCTATTACAGGAAAGCTATAATAATAAACTCCATCAAACACCTTCTTCATCTTTGAGTATGCTGAAGTCAGCTCTTCTGTAAACAGGTAAACACTACCGGCTTGTGTCACGTAAATTCCGGGATCGTTTAGGGCTCTGTAAGCAGTTTTGTAAAACTCTTCGCTGAATAACATCTCAGCAGGACCCACGGGATCCGTTGAATCCACTATAATGACATCAAACCCAGAGTTCTCTCTTATGAACTTCACTCCATCCCCTATAATTAGCTTAGCCCTTTTACATTCATTGTTTAGCATTCTTGTCAATATCCCACCATCGATCTGAACGTGCTTGGCTGATATCTCAACAACCTCCTTATCTATCTCCACCATCACTGCTTCTTCGACTTCCTCATGTTTTAGGACTTCTCTTATTGTTCCTCCGTCTCCTCCACCAATAATGAGTACCCTCTTTGGATTAGGATGGGCAAGCATAACTGGATGGACTAGTGGCTCGTGGTAGCTTTTTTCACCCTCACTAACAAGCTGTACTGTTCCATCTATTGCTAAAAGCTTTCCAAATCCTTCCGTTTCATATACTTCTATCTTCTGATACTTAGATTTCTTTTCGAGGACTTTTTTCTTGACTTTAAATGCAACACCATATCCTTTTGGATACCATTCAATGAACTCCATACATCTCACCAGCAACTGGTGTTATATAAAAGTTTTATAAGAATGGTGCAATATGAGTTTGGAGGGACACCAATGGAAGGCACTTTGCGCATCTATGCTTCCCCATCATACGAGGTTTATGGCCTCTCAAAGAACCCATTTATGGAATTAGCAAGTGAGGGAATTAAAGATATAGAGTCTATTCACGTTTATCAGGAAGTTGATATGAAAATTTCTTCCCTTCTCTCAGATGTTATTAGTAATAAAAGCTCAATAACATTTTCAATTGTTGGACCACTAGGAATGGGTAAAACACAGAGGTTAAAGAGCATTGCAAAGGCTATAGAGGAGAAAGGGGGAAAAGCAATTTACATTAAAGTTGACACGACGGATATACTAAAAATAACAAGGGATATATTCAGCACATTAAAGCCCCCCAAGAATAGAACCAACATATTCCTTGAAAATCTCTCAAGAAAACTTGGCTTTATAAACAGACTAGAAAAAATGTTATCCTCGGTTGATGAATATAAGAGCAGGGACATAGCTGAAATGCTTACCCAGGAGCTCTCAAAGTATCCTTACTCGGCTCTTCTATTAGACGAGATGGAAAATATGCAAGGCGCTAATGAAAAAGAGAAGATACTGTTCTTTGAGATGCTCAGACATTATATAAGCAACATGCCTCCTGGGAGTGTTTTTGCCTTTGCTTGTGTGCCCGAGGCTTATGAGGGGTATTCCAAATTATTCCCCGCGTTTTTCATGAGATTACACTATGAGTTCAAACTAAGACCGATGAGTTATGAAGAAACCCTCGAACTCGTGAAGAAAAGATTGGCCAAAGTTAGGGTGAGGGATACTGCAGATCCTATCTATCCGTTTACTGAGGATGCAATAAAATTAATCCACGAACTTGGAAAGGGAAATCCGAGGCAAATTCTTAGGCTTTTAAATTACGTTCTCAGTGAGGCTGTCAAGCATAAGTTTGATCCCATAAATGAATACGTTGTAACTACAATTCTTGAGGAACCAAAGACCCTCGAGGAGTATCTGGCAAGAATTCCAAGCGAATACAAGCCCCTTGTTAAGATCATAGTAGAGAAGTTTAAGGGCGGTCCAGTGAGCTACATAGAGATAGCAAAAGAACTGAAGATACCAGGGTCTGAAGCCTATGAGAAGCTAGAATACTTAGTGAGTTTGAACTTTCTAGTTGGAGACCCAAGAGGGAACTACAAGGTTCCAGATTATGTAAGGAAGTTTATAGAAAAGGAGGAGAAAAAGGAATGAACTACGAAGAACACGTTTTAGCCGGTCTAATTACATATCCCCTTTTTGTTGTTTTTGCAGAGTTTTTGTCCAAATATTTGCCATTAAAAATTACTTTCATGGCATTGGCTATTGGTTACGCTTTCTACGTCTTGGGTAGCGATCTTCCTGACATAGACCATCCAGATTCTTTAATTCACAGAGGAATAAAGCCGATATTCTCTGTGATATTGGGGAGTATGGTTGCTTATAGAGTTCTTCAATACCTTCCAATGACGTATGCTTGGGGTGTTGGAGGAGTTGCTGCGGTAGTTGGTTGGTTCCTATTCTCGGCTATAATGCCAAGGCATAGAGGAATAGTTCATTCAATTCTCTTTGCAGTAATCTATGGTGTGGTAAGCTTTCTGGGAGTTAGGTATGGTTTGGCTTTCTCTTCAGGTGAAAGCTACTTAATAGGTCTTGCATCATTCAGTGGATATATGTTACACTTGATACTTGACAGGAGCGTTAAGCTCCTCTGAGTATGTTCACAATAATTCCACCAGCGCCTGCAATCATCATTTGAGCTCCAATTGCCATTATGAAAAGTCCAATTATTCTTATCGTAACACTCAGAACAGTTTTATTCACCCTTTTCATTGCATATAGTGCTATCATCATCAAGATTGCAGTAATTGCTATAGCTATTGTAGTGGCCATTACGGAAACATGTATCCCGTACTCAGCTGTTAGTGTTATTGCTGCAGTAATCGCTGCAGGCCCAGCTATTAAAGGAGTTGCTACGGGAACTGCTGCGAGGGCTAAAATATTTTTCTCTTTCTTTATTGTAACCATTCCACCGCTTTCCAAGGCTTCCAGCCCGATCTTAAATAATACAAATCCTCCCGCAACTCTTAATGCGTCAAGCTCAATGTGAAATATATCCTGAAGGATAATTTTTCCAGCAACAGCGAAAATTAGGAGAAGAAGCCATCCTATGAAATTTGCCCTAACAATCAGGCTTTTAACATCTTCTATATGAAAATCTTCCCTTAGCAAACTAACTAGTAAGATCTTATCACTTGGATCTATCATTATCAGCATTAGCAAGGCTGAGCTTAATATTTCCTCGAGCATGATCCTTCCTGCTCCTTAACCTATAAATACCTTAGTGTTGAACTCCTGGGGGGTGAGATAATGGGAAAAGTTGCTGGAATAGTTGGTGTATTGTTCTTGTTATGGCTAATATATACTGGTTATTTTTTGATGACACTAAATCCGAGCGTCTCGGCGTACTGGGGTCCTGTTGAAGGAGACAACGTTAGCATATACTTCAAAATAGACCTTGGAAATCCCTCTCCAGTCCCAATAAAGTTGGAGAACTTGGTTCTTAAATTGAGTGGTATTCCTATAGCGAAAGTTGAGAATGTGAACCTAGGATTCCTAAAGAGAGATGTTTCTGGATCATCCGAAGTCAATCTCAACAACCTTATAGATGCCCTTATAGTTCATATAAAAAACAAGGAAAACAGTAAGATTGAGGTAGTAGGGTCAGTCAAAATATTAAACATTATCCCATACAACTTCTCCAAAGATTTTGAATTTAGGACAAATATCCTTGAGTATCTCAAAAATATCAGGGCTGAGCCAAGGACATATACGGTTGCTGGTATCCTTCCATTAAAGACCCCGGGAGTGGAGGGAATATATGCTAGATGGGGGAAGGTTTCTGAGGATTCCCTGGAAGTCGTTGGTGTTGTAAAGTTGTACAATCCAAATAACTTCCCCTTACCAATTGTTAACATTGGAGGAGAGATTTATTTAAACGGCATACATGTTGGTAGAGGATCTGTAATGAAGACAGTAACTTTGCCAGCTAAAGGAAGAGGAGAAGTTCCTATAAGATTACAGTTGTATCCGAAGGAGTTAAAGGAGGCTCTAAAATCACATATACTCAATGGAGAGAGAAGTGTCCTAAGGCTAGATCTAACTTTCATGTTGAAGGTCAGTGGTGAGGTGGTTGAGGTTAAAGTTGGGGATATCGAGACTACAATTGAGACGCACATCTTGGAGAACATTAAGGTTTGATTGCTTCACATGTATTAGTTTATTTTATTGTGCATTTCTTTCTAATTATTGCCACATTTTTGGCAAATGTTTACCCTTGTGCAAAAATTTTTCATTATAGGGGTTCGGGACTATTGGGTGGAGCCCCCGAATAAGGGGGCGAAAACCCAGGGGTCATGACGGCGGCGTCGGGGGGATTGGGGGCAAAGCCCCCGGCATGAACCCCGCCCTCCTCCCCTGGGTATAGAAAGATGCGCTCCCGAGGAAAACCCCCGAAACGGGGGGACCCCTCGGGGGCAAGGCAGGCCCGGCACCCCGGTTAAACCCCCGGACGGGGAATTGGTACTCCCCCGCGTGGGGAGTTCCACCGGCCGTACTCCCTTAATTCCGGTTGATCCTGCCGGAGGCCACTGCTATGGGGGTCCGACTAAGCCATGCGAGTCGAGGGGGCGTCCCTTCTGGGACGCCACCGGCGGACGGCTCAGTAACACGTCGGTAACCTACCCTCGGGAGGGGGATAACCCCGGGAAACTGGGGCTAATCCCCCATAGGCCTGGGGTACTGGAAGGTCCCCAGGCCGAAAGGGGACCGTTAGGTCCCGCCCGAGGATGGGCCGGCGGCCGATTAGGTAGTTGGTGGGGTAACGGCCCACCAAGCCGAAGATCGGTACGGGCCGTGAGAGCGGGAGCCCGGAGATGGACACTGAGACACGGGTCCAGGCCCTACGGGGCGCAGCAGGCGCGAAACCTCCGCAATGCGGGAAACCGCGACGGGGGGACCCCCAGTGCCGTGCCTCTGGCACGGCTTTTCCGGAGTGTAAAAAGCTCCGGGAATAAGGGCTGGGCAAGGCCGGTGGCAGCCGCCGCGGTAATACCGGCGGCCCGAGTGGTGGCCACTATTATTGGGCCTAAAGCGGCCGTAGCCGGGCCCGTAAGTCCCTGGCGAAATCCCACGGCTCAACCGTGGGGCTCGCTGGGGATACTGCGGGCCTTGGGACCGGGAGAGGCCGGGGGTACCCCCGGGGTAGGGGTGAAATCCTATAATCCCGGGGGGACCGCCAGTGGCGAAGGCGCCCGGCTGGAACGGGTCCGACGGTGAGGGCCGAAGGCCAGGGGAGCGAACCGGATTAGATACCCGGGTAGTCCTGGCTGTAAAGGATGCGGGCTAGGTGTCGGGCGAGCTTCGAGCTCGCCCGGTGCCGTAGGGAAGCCGTTAAGCCCGCCGCCTGGGGAGTACGGCCGCAAGGCTGAAACTTAAAGGAATTGGCGGGGGAGCACTACAAGGGGTGGAGCGTGCGGTTCAATTGGATTCAACGCCGGGAACCTTACCGGGGGCGACGGCAGGATGAAGGCCAGGCT
This is a stretch of genomic DNA from Pyrococcus sp. ST04. It encodes these proteins:
- a CDS encoding extracellular solute-binding protein — protein: MKWKGILLIAVFLFGVFASGCIGGGETATETATKVTLTGDFTKDVVEIGKILEKNGINEVKFAAWGSGDPNSVMRVYGIVDAAYKINRIWEQNGIKVKITVTTKYDQSFKDQFNEFLSKQPLGQAGDFFVNSYAFLPTLAEEGYILDITDYANAYQNVINDFYPSLLEAAKYKGKLYGLPQDTEARPLYIRKDVAKCAGLDVTTLPEKVKNGEFTWSDVYHWAKIAKEKGCAEWGLIHRKGSAHPDLIQFIFAFNGKLYDEKTGKLVLDVPAVYKWLYVEWKFAQDGLLPKDIMSWDWAKQIHPTIVEGKTLFDIGGTWYWTEWQTKQYYHGRGLKPEEVKEWFAYTLFPAGEKGDKPVTLSQPFIWMINSKAGQLNPKYEELKDVYHALAFLMVIKASDPEINAIHSVISAHLPVRKEAAKLIKDEAWLNKLKNLDLDLAPEVKDNIKEIVEKTVNPINAQFLADVSYMLEYTHLAPAHPKYPALADIFKEAVDKVLRGEMTPEEAIKFIKDKISADKELAENVEIIGEIPTDWKFPQG
- a CDS encoding PLP-dependent aminotransferase family protein, with translation MEEVLKRKLEKGPLNFEAYFSEKALKMKASEIRELLKLVETSDVISLAGGLPNPKTFPVDIIDEILDEVMREHADKALQYGTTKGFTPLRLAIAEWLRKRYNIPTSKVDILVTSGSQQALDLIGRVFLNPGDIVVVEAPTYLAALQAFGFYEPTYIQIPLDEEGMKTEVLEEKLRKLKSEGKKVKLVYTVPTFQNPAGVTMSEERRKHLLELASEYDFIIVEDDPYGELRYSGKPVTKIKALDTEGRVLYLGTFSKILAPGFRLGWIAGEPHFIRKLEIAKQSVDLCTNAFGQVVAWRYLEGGYLEKHIPKIIEFYRPRRDAMLEALEEYMPDGITWTKPDGGMFVWVTLPEKIDTKVMLEKAISKGVAYVPGEAFYAHRDVKNTMRLNFTYVDEEQIREGVKRLAETIKEEL
- a CDS encoding ribose 1,5-bisphosphate isomerase, producing the protein MIVKEVLEIAEKIKSMEIRGAGRIARAAAQALMIQAEKSKAKDEKELWEELKEAAKILYNTRPTAVSLPNALRYVMHRAKLAYSSGADLETLKFTVVNSAKEFIHNSEKAIERIGEIGAKRIEDGDIIMTHCHSKAAISVMKTAFDQGKDIKVIVTETRPRWQGKITAKELASYGIPVIYVVDAAARHYMKMTDKVVMGADSITANGAVINKIGTALIALTAKEHRVWVMIAAETYKFHPETMLGQLVEIEMRDPTEVIPEEELKTWPKNIEVWNPAFDVTPPEYIDVIITERGVIPPYAAIDILREEFGWAFKYREPWEE
- a CDS encoding UPF0146 family protein, giving the protein MKEIARFIADEIKTGKIAEIGIGHYFEVANTLKELGLEVIVIDIRPDVIEKARKLGLEGFIDDIFRPNFKIYTEIRAVYSIRPTPEMMPALLNLAKKLRIPLYIVPLTGDIPPREMKLINYKGIPIYKWEP
- the trmBL1 gene encoding HTH-type sugar sensing transcriptional regulator TrmBL1; protein product: MIEEEIIQKLQRFGLTKYESLAYITLLKLGPSKATDVTKESGIPHTRIYDVLSSLSKKGFVDIMHGTPRLYAPVNPELVLERLKKELMNDIESLKNAFEELYKETHGEELPEIWTIHGFENTVERAEYIIKSAKHEILINTPYEFLRQLRDAIEKRTSGIMVIISNFDEVPKWLEGKENVILARSGEAPWLMGTWVIGDVSYALFFGTLPENKGKERFYSFWAKSAKLIQNYVHWFYTMYFDNSTLIKPLEYEKLEKPIVFAHIRTLITVLKQIGVNRKVEVVGRTVKDKKQVTIQGKIVEFEYTPLTANITVETEDGKKFKVGGLGSYLEDIEGDSFIIFE
- a CDS encoding PRC-barrel domain-containing protein, which gives rise to MVMRLSKIYKKKIYNTRGKYVGEVDEVIIDIGEKYGKVLILALPGERKVGIPYDRVTAVGDIILVEATSSKKK
- a CDS encoding DEAD/DEAH box helicase, with protein sequence MVVFRIPRGSAKVKVERADPKVYFQIYNLLTFRRDFGKWDKAESLYDPYTNTFPIGLLPRVKRFLNSKGYRVRIKDERVVEGEPLNSNWNEKYVLRGYQKKAVKLAIKEKMGVLALPVGSGKTIVGLRIIHEIGKSALIIVHTKELLYQWAERVEDVLGVNAGIVGDNKWHEGPITVAMIQTLLSRGVDKLQNKYAVVMFDECHRTSAAEKFYQVGMSLPQVYRFGLSATPWRRLRGEEMKIEGVVGPIIYEVKAEDLIKEGFLAKPKFEVIEYTSKMPALADRYKELYEEAIMENEERNKAIVEKAVELAKHGHRVLIDVKRIDHGEILVKMLRERGINAEFLSSQSPNRWEILEKFKNGEIPVLVSTLLKEGVDIPEISAIILAGGGKSDVMTIQTIGRALRPKAGGEAVIVDVKDTDPLLFTHFIERQKALKQYYGKYYNL